The proteins below come from a single Panicum hallii strain FIL2 chromosome 7, PHallii_v3.1, whole genome shotgun sequence genomic window:
- the LOC112898996 gene encoding MAG2-interacting protein 2-like isoform X3, with the protein MAAGAEDALYEIRRHASGSHVIPHEGYQGAATSSGGSDAGGGVLSYLSLQGVSKLRERWTRYSALGRSRQRKRADGVALFVSPNAEYVSVTVGNRIIILRKRDGYASPCGVYTNNDRITFFTNGAWLEAQGIFGVVDDLSTLYLIKENGDLLARRTCDQLKLSSSIIDLVVQDGSSLLRPGFYIFTSDCMVHRFDYTQGPEASLCEVPISTKDVMSARTMQLPRSLSCIDYDEHHSLFVLAADSNVSFSSNSYSEMKLTVSEKSTRNFYQRITH; encoded by the exons GAAGGATACCAAGGCGCTGCGACAAGTAGTGGTGGTTCAGACGCCGGAGGAGGGGTCCTCTCCTATCTCTCCTTGCAAG GCGTGAGCAAGCTTAGGGAGAGGTGGACTAGGTACAGTGCGCTGGGGAGGAGTAGACAGAGGAAGAGGGCGGATGGCGTGGCATTGTTCGTGTCGCCAAACGCGGAATATGTGTCTGTAACTGTTGGGAATCGCATCATCATCTTGAGGAAACGCGATGGCTATGCATCACCTTGCGGTGTTTACACAA ATAATGACAGAATAACATTTTTCACCAATGGGGCTTGGCTGGAGGCTCAAGGAATTTTTGGTGTGGTGGATGACCTAAGCACACTCTACTTAATCAAAGAAAATGGGGACTTATTAGCAAGGAGGACATGCGATCAGTTGAAGCTATCTTCGTCTATTATTGATCTGGTTGTGCAGGATGGTTCAAGCTTGCTTAG GCCGGGCTTCTACATTTTTACAAGTGACTGCATGGTTCATAGATTTgattacactcaaggacctgAGGCCAGTTTGTGTGAAGTTCCTATATCAACTAAAGATGTGATGTCAGCTAGGACTATGCAGTTACCTCGGAGTTTGTCGTGCATTGATTACGATGAACATCACTCACTATTTGTCCTAGCTGCAGATTCCAATGTTTCATTTAGCTCCAATAGTTATTCTG AGATGAAGTTAACCGTATCAGAAAAGAGTACGAGGAACTTCTATCAAAGAATAACTCACTAA
- the LOC112898996 gene encoding MAG2-interacting protein 2-like isoform X2, producing the protein MAAGAEDALYEIRRHASGSHVIPHQEGYQGAATSSGGSDAGGGVLSYLSLQGVSKLRERWTRYSALGRSRQRKRADGVALFVSPNAEYVSVTVGNRIIILRKRDGYASPCGVYTNNDRITFFTNGAWLEAQGIFGVVDDLSTLYLIKENGDLLARRTCDQLKLSSSIIDLVVQDGSSLLRPGFYIFTSDCMVHRFDYTQGPEASLCEVPISTKDVMSARTMQLPRSLSCIDYDEHHSLFVLAADSNVSFSSNSYSEMKLTVSEKSTRNFYQRITH; encoded by the exons CAGGAAGGATACCAAGGCGCTGCGACAAGTAGTGGTGGTTCAGACGCCGGAGGAGGGGTCCTCTCCTATCTCTCCTTGCAAG GCGTGAGCAAGCTTAGGGAGAGGTGGACTAGGTACAGTGCGCTGGGGAGGAGTAGACAGAGGAAGAGGGCGGATGGCGTGGCATTGTTCGTGTCGCCAAACGCGGAATATGTGTCTGTAACTGTTGGGAATCGCATCATCATCTTGAGGAAACGCGATGGCTATGCATCACCTTGCGGTGTTTACACAA ATAATGACAGAATAACATTTTTCACCAATGGGGCTTGGCTGGAGGCTCAAGGAATTTTTGGTGTGGTGGATGACCTAAGCACACTCTACTTAATCAAAGAAAATGGGGACTTATTAGCAAGGAGGACATGCGATCAGTTGAAGCTATCTTCGTCTATTATTGATCTGGTTGTGCAGGATGGTTCAAGCTTGCTTAG GCCGGGCTTCTACATTTTTACAAGTGACTGCATGGTTCATAGATTTgattacactcaaggacctgAGGCCAGTTTGTGTGAAGTTCCTATATCAACTAAAGATGTGATGTCAGCTAGGACTATGCAGTTACCTCGGAGTTTGTCGTGCATTGATTACGATGAACATCACTCACTATTTGTCCTAGCTGCAGATTCCAATGTTTCATTTAGCTCCAATAGTTATTCTG AGATGAAGTTAACCGTATCAGAAAAGAGTACGAGGAACTTCTATCAAAGAATAACTCACTAA